From Bacillus sp. SM2101, a single genomic window includes:
- a CDS encoding AAA family ATPase → MKIIGIYIYGYGKLDHIDLQPLGDIQVFYGKNEAGKSTLHSFIHSMLFGFPTKQQSENRYKPRLGSNYGGRLVLETEKYGVVTVERLLRKGERAVTVTFSDGTKAGEEALQMIVQGMDKSNYQSIFSFNIHGLQNIHTMKTEDLGRYLFSSGAVGTDAILSAEQKLSKKIDEYFKPNGRKPLINEMLPQLAEQNKQLLQWQEKSNQYKNLMNRTTVIKEELQTIKVNKKRIEQETVIVKKLTELQPLFEKRALYRTQLDKLPTYHPFPADGLVRFEQLYAEKRAYEAQYDTLIAKRRDLVEVQQNEAVVESMLIAEEKVQEVKSNYSLFQAMLERQNELSVQIDQQQKELHFEFAKLPFDLDEAHILQIDAGILKKDQLSTLITVEEELAHDKRVLDERFNRAKEDLEESEQKIIEFEQQTLQDEQRDKYEKQIAQHSSLQVLQHEQEHLAKSYTRLTRKVDTIKFVEKKKKQQINLVSFLSILLLVGLVGGAIFTGKWIMLLGGIIFLFIPLLLRFNSPSEKILLNELEKEKAEIISAIDENRQQLLNLSNDHLSDLERMLAKDDHYSQLLEIEKLAVEQRGRTYEKIVKKYTDWERDKFAFSKKLHNLDLGFPIKEDVSAKQLYEILLIIEKIKELIIGKQLIAEKKQLLEHDMNEFDAKVAELADLFQIKKNDKDMSVTLYNIDKRLTKEKDKKRLLREKANSINSLDDELHEITAKKNHLHNDIVHLFQLAEVQDEEQFRLKEKAFKDSQQILERLAIVEAQILTQRGDELTNQLPRDVAPLPEQVEKYDNELKSIIMKEQSFIEELSELKVLLSQLEEGGTYAELLHKFESEKSQLQEEAKKWASYAIAKKILTNTIDHYRHVRLPNVLKNTTANMKLLTNGEYIEVLPPNENNSFLLKRKDGLFFQPNEVSQATTEQMYVALRLALAEQVGKGEKFPIIIDDSFVNFDRDRLAKSVELIRDIAKKHQVLFFTCHEYILDYFHENEIILLENKTERIGI, encoded by the coding sequence ATGAAAATTATCGGTATATACATTTATGGATATGGAAAGCTTGATCATATAGACTTACAGCCACTTGGTGATATTCAAGTTTTTTATGGGAAAAATGAGGCAGGAAAATCTACACTTCACTCATTTATTCATAGTATGTTATTTGGTTTTCCTACTAAGCAACAGAGTGAAAATCGATACAAGCCAAGATTAGGGAGCAATTATGGTGGTCGCCTTGTGCTTGAAACAGAGAAGTATGGTGTTGTAACTGTTGAAAGGTTATTAAGAAAAGGTGAAAGAGCTGTTACAGTGACGTTTTCTGATGGTACAAAGGCTGGAGAAGAAGCACTGCAAATGATTGTTCAAGGTATGGATAAATCAAACTATCAGTCGATATTTTCATTTAATATTCATGGCTTACAAAATATACATACAATGAAAACTGAGGATTTGGGTCGTTATTTATTTTCCTCTGGCGCTGTAGGAACGGATGCCATTCTTTCAGCTGAGCAGAAACTTTCAAAAAAGATAGATGAGTATTTTAAGCCAAATGGTAGAAAACCGCTGATTAACGAGATGCTACCTCAACTAGCTGAACAGAATAAACAGCTTCTACAATGGCAGGAAAAAAGTAATCAATACAAAAATTTAATGAATCGAACGACAGTTATAAAGGAAGAATTACAAACAATAAAGGTAAATAAAAAAAGGATTGAACAAGAAACAGTAATCGTAAAAAAACTAACTGAGCTACAGCCATTGTTTGAAAAGAGAGCATTATATCGTACACAATTAGACAAGCTACCGACATATCATCCTTTTCCTGCTGATGGACTTGTCCGCTTTGAACAACTATATGCTGAAAAAAGAGCTTATGAAGCACAATATGATACTTTAATAGCAAAAAGAAGAGACCTTGTGGAAGTGCAGCAAAATGAAGCGGTAGTTGAAAGCATGTTAATAGCTGAAGAAAAAGTTCAAGAGGTCAAGTCGAATTACAGCTTATTTCAAGCGATGTTGGAAAGGCAAAATGAATTATCTGTTCAAATTGATCAGCAGCAAAAAGAGTTACATTTTGAGTTTGCAAAGTTACCCTTTGATCTTGACGAAGCACATATTCTTCAAATCGATGCAGGTATACTAAAAAAAGATCAACTTTCTACCCTTATAACAGTTGAAGAAGAACTGGCTCATGACAAACGAGTGTTAGATGAGCGGTTTAATCGTGCAAAGGAAGATTTAGAAGAAAGCGAACAAAAGATCATTGAATTTGAACAACAAACCTTACAGGATGAACAGCGTGACAAGTATGAGAAACAAATTGCTCAGCATAGTTCACTGCAAGTGTTACAGCATGAACAGGAACATTTAGCAAAGAGTTATACTCGCTTAACTCGTAAAGTTGATACGATTAAATTTGTTGAAAAGAAGAAAAAACAACAGATAAATTTGGTCAGTTTTTTGAGTATCTTGTTGCTTGTTGGGCTTGTTGGAGGAGCGATCTTTACTGGTAAATGGATCATGTTATTAGGTGGGATTATTTTCCTGTTTATCCCACTGTTACTTAGATTCAATTCGCCGTCCGAAAAAATATTGTTAAATGAGCTTGAGAAAGAAAAAGCTGAGATAATAAGCGCTATTGATGAAAATAGGCAACAACTTTTAAATTTGTCTAATGATCACCTTTCAGACTTAGAACGAATGTTAGCGAAAGATGACCATTATAGTCAATTACTTGAGATTGAAAAATTAGCAGTTGAACAACGTGGTAGAACATATGAAAAGATCGTTAAGAAATATACAGATTGGGAACGGGACAAGTTTGCATTTTCTAAGAAGTTGCATAATTTAGATTTAGGATTTCCTATTAAAGAGGATGTTTCAGCAAAGCAATTATATGAAATATTACTTATTATAGAGAAAATAAAAGAACTGATAATAGGAAAGCAATTGATAGCTGAAAAAAAACAATTGTTAGAACATGATATGAATGAATTTGATGCTAAAGTGGCTGAGTTAGCAGATTTATTCCAAATCAAAAAGAATGATAAAGATATGAGTGTAACGCTATACAATATTGATAAGCGGTTAACGAAAGAAAAGGATAAAAAAAGGCTGTTGCGAGAAAAAGCAAATAGCATAAATTCATTAGACGATGAACTGCATGAGATTACGGCTAAAAAAAATCATTTGCACAATGATATTGTACATTTATTCCAACTTGCTGAAGTCCAAGATGAAGAGCAATTTCGTTTGAAAGAGAAGGCTTTTAAAGATAGTCAACAAATCTTAGAGAGACTAGCTATCGTTGAGGCTCAAATTTTAACTCAACGTGGAGATGAGTTAACTAATCAACTCCCTAGAGATGTAGCACCTTTACCAGAGCAGGTTGAGAAGTATGATAACGAGCTTAAAAGCATAATTATGAAAGAACAAAGTTTTATTGAAGAACTCTCAGAATTAAAGGTCCTTCTTTCTCAGCTTGAAGAAGGAGGAACATATGCTGAACTACTACATAAATTTGAGAGTGAAAAGTCACAGCTTCAAGAGGAAGCGAAAAAATGGGCGAGCTATGCAATAGCAAAAAAAATTCTTACGAATACAATCGATCATTATCGTCATGTACGTCTACCCAATGTACTAAAAAACACGACAGCAAATATGAAATTATTAACGAATGGAGAGTATATCGAAGTGTTGCCTCCAAATGAAAACAATAGCTTTTTATTAAAACGTAAGGATGGCCTTTTTTTCCAACCTAATGAAGTAAGTCAAGCAACTACCGAACAAATGTATGTAGCACTACGTCTAGCACTTGCAGAGCAAGTAGGGAAAGGAGAAAAGTTCCCGATTATTATTGACGATAGCTTCGTAAATTTTGATCGAGATCGGTTAGCGAAGTCAGTCGAGCTAATTAGAGATATAGCTAAAAAGCATCAGGTTTTATTTTTTACATGTCATGAATATATACTTGACTATTTTCATGAAAACGAAATTATCTTATTGGAAAATAAGACTGAAAGGATAGGTATATGA